Proteins co-encoded in one Malus sylvestris chromosome 9, drMalSylv7.2, whole genome shotgun sequence genomic window:
- the LOC126583592 gene encoding gibberellin-regulated protein 14-like isoform X1, giving the protein MASKGMLLLFATILLFTARASSLDHHEELKIKINYVKATAPPPLSKAPAPPPLVAKPPTPPIAKPPTPPLTKPSPPIHKLPTPPLAKPPTPPLTKPPTPPLTKPSPPIHKLPTPPLAKPPTPPLTKPPTPPLTKPSPPIYKPPAPPLTKPPSPPLAKPPSPPYTKPTPVIPPVKPPTPVIPPVNPPSPVSPPVKPPTYPPLPPVRSKADCIALCDKRCMLHSRKRVCMRACTTCCDRCRCVPPGTFGNRERCGKCYTDMVTHGNRSKCP; this is encoded by the exons ATGGCTTCCAAAGGCATGCTCCTTCTCTTTGCAACCATTCTCCTTTTCACTGCGAGG GCTTCATCACTTGATCATCATGAGGAACTCAAGATTAAG aTTAATTATGTCAAGGCAACAGCTCCACCACCTCTATCCAAGGCTCCAGCGCCGCCGCCTCTTGTGGCCAAACCACCCACTCCACCAATTGCCAAGCCGCCAACTCCACCACTTACCAAGCCATCACCACCAATTCACAAGCTCCCTACTCCTCCCCTTGCCAAGCCACCAACTCCACCACTTACCAAGCCACCAACTCCACCACTTACCAAGCCATCACCACCAATTCACAAGCTCCCTACTCCTCCCCTTGCCAAGCCACCAACTCCACCACTTACCAAGCCACCAACTCCACCACTTACCAAGCCATCACCACCAATTTACAAGCCACCTGCTCCTCCACTTACCAAGCCACCATCTCCTCCGCTTGCCAAGCCACCATCTCCTCCGTATACCAAGCCAACTCCTGTCATCCCACCAGTGAAGCCACCAACTCCGGTCATCCCCCCAGTGAATCCACCAAGTCCTGTCAGTCCCCCAGTGAAGCCACCCACTTATCCACCGCTTCCCCCGGTTAGGTCCAAAGCAG ATTGCATCGCACTGTGTGACAAGAGGTGCATGCTGCATTCAAGGAAGAGGGTGTGCATGAGAGCTTGCACGACGTGCTGCGACCGCTGCCGCTGCGTTCCTCCGGGAACATTCGGCAACCGGGAAAGATGCGGCAAGTGCTACACCGATATGGTCACCCATGGCAACAGAAGCAAGTGCCCTTGA
- the LOC126583592 gene encoding gibberellin-regulated protein 14-like isoform X2 has protein sequence MASKGMLLLFATILLFTARASSLDHHEELKIKATAPPPLSKAPAPPPLVAKPPTPPIAKPPTPPLTKPSPPIHKLPTPPLAKPPTPPLTKPPTPPLTKPSPPIHKLPTPPLAKPPTPPLTKPPTPPLTKPSPPIYKPPAPPLTKPPSPPLAKPPSPPYTKPTPVIPPVKPPTPVIPPVNPPSPVSPPVKPPTYPPLPPVRSKADCIALCDKRCMLHSRKRVCMRACTTCCDRCRCVPPGTFGNRERCGKCYTDMVTHGNRSKCP, from the exons ATGGCTTCCAAAGGCATGCTCCTTCTCTTTGCAACCATTCTCCTTTTCACTGCGAGG GCTTCATCACTTGATCATCATGAGGAACTCAAGATTAAG GCAACAGCTCCACCACCTCTATCCAAGGCTCCAGCGCCGCCGCCTCTTGTGGCCAAACCACCCACTCCACCAATTGCCAAGCCGCCAACTCCACCACTTACCAAGCCATCACCACCAATTCACAAGCTCCCTACTCCTCCCCTTGCCAAGCCACCAACTCCACCACTTACCAAGCCACCAACTCCACCACTTACCAAGCCATCACCACCAATTCACAAGCTCCCTACTCCTCCCCTTGCCAAGCCACCAACTCCACCACTTACCAAGCCACCAACTCCACCACTTACCAAGCCATCACCACCAATTTACAAGCCACCTGCTCCTCCACTTACCAAGCCACCATCTCCTCCGCTTGCCAAGCCACCATCTCCTCCGTATACCAAGCCAACTCCTGTCATCCCACCAGTGAAGCCACCAACTCCGGTCATCCCCCCAGTGAATCCACCAAGTCCTGTCAGTCCCCCAGTGAAGCCACCCACTTATCCACCGCTTCCCCCGGTTAGGTCCAAAGCAG ATTGCATCGCACTGTGTGACAAGAGGTGCATGCTGCATTCAAGGAAGAGGGTGTGCATGAGAGCTTGCACGACGTGCTGCGACCGCTGCCGCTGCGTTCCTCCGGGAACATTCGGCAACCGGGAAAGATGCGGCAAGTGCTACACCGATATGGTCACCCATGGCAACAGAAGCAAGTGCCCTTGA
- the LOC126583590 gene encoding uncharacterized protein LOC126583590 isoform X3, translating into MAEEGDAFYVVRKGDVIGIYKNFTDCQNQAGSSVCNPSVSVFEGHCLPKEAEEYLVSHGLKNASYTISASDVKDDALFGKLVACPIQPDSPANDSPPKRSHEAVGATAFPNSQTQRKHFKSDIQTEAVANSSSCQPDSSIVKSAAKDSPPKRLQDMIGSTPFPISQRRHFTPDNHIENLGISSFCQTCILEFDGASKGNPGLAGAGAVLRAEDGSAVYRLREGVGIATNNVAEYRAVILGLKYALEKGYKHIRVKGDSKLVCMQVQGLWKTKNQNMADLCEVAKELKDKFMSFEINHVLREYNSEADVQANRAINLRDGQVEVDWNGK; encoded by the exons ATGGCGGAAGAAGGTGATGCTTTTTACGTTGTTCGGAAAGGCGACGTTATTGGCATTTACAAAAACTTCACGGATTGCCAAAACCAAGCCGGTTCTTCG GTATGCAATCCTTCTGTAAGTGTGTTCGAAGGCCACTGTTTGCCGAAGGAGGCTGAGGAGTACCTTGTCTCCCACGGCCTTAAGAATGCTTCTTATACTATCAGTGCCAGTGATGTGAAAGATGACGCTCTTTTCGGAAAACTCGTTGCTTGCCCTATCCAG CCAGATTCGCCTGCCAATGACTCACCGCCAAAGAGATCACATGAGGCGGTTGGGGCTACTGCATTCCCGAACTCTCAGACTCAGAGAAAGCATTTCAAATCTGATATTCAAACTGAAGCTGTTGCAAATTCATCTAGTTGT CAGCCAGATTCTTCTATAGTAAAATCAGCTGCCAAGGACTCACCACCTAAGAGATTGCAGGACATGATTGGATCTACTCCATTCCCGATATCTCAGAGGAGGCATTTCACACCGGATAACCACATTGAAAATCTTggaatttcttctttttgt CAAACCTGTATACTTGAGTTTGATGGTGCTTCAAAAGGAAATCCTGGACTAGCTGGTGCAGGGGCTGTCCTACGAGCTGAAGACGGAAGCGCT GTGTACCGTTTGCGTGAAGGGGTGGGAATTGCAACAAATAACGTTGCAGAATATCGAGCTGTAATTCTGGGATTGAAATATGCTCTTGAGAAAGGATATAAACACATTCGTGTTAAAGGAGACTCTAAACTTGTCTGCATGCAG GTTCAAGGTCTCTGGAAAACGAAAAATCAGAACATGGCTGACCTGTGTGAAGTGGCCAAGGAGCTCAAAGACAAGTTTATGTCATTTGAGATCAATCATGTTCTTAGG GAATACAATTCTGAGGCTGATGTTCAAGCAAACCGAGCAATAAATCTTCGAG ATGGACAAGTTGAAGTGGATTGGAATGGGAAGTAG
- the LOC126583592 gene encoding gibberellin-regulated protein 14-like isoform X6 produces MASKGMLLLFATILLFTARASSLDHHEELKIKINYVKATAPPPLSKAPAPPPLVAKPPTPPIAKPPTPPLTKPSPPIHKLPTPPLTKPPTPPLTKPSPPIYKPPAPPLTKPPSPPLAKPPSPPYTKPTPVIPPVKPPTPVIPPVNPPSPVSPPVKPPTYPPLPPVRSKADCIALCDKRCMLHSRKRVCMRACTTCCDRCRCVPPGTFGNRERCGKCYTDMVTHGNRSKCP; encoded by the exons ATGGCTTCCAAAGGCATGCTCCTTCTCTTTGCAACCATTCTCCTTTTCACTGCGAGG GCTTCATCACTTGATCATCATGAGGAACTCAAGATTAAG aTTAATTATGTCAAGGCAACAGCTCCACCACCTCTATCCAAGGCTCCAGCGCCGCCGCCTCTTGTGGCCAAACCACCCACTCCACCAATTGCCAAGCCGCCAACTCCACCACTTACCAAGCCATCACCACCAATTCACAAGCTCC CAACTCCACCACTTACCAAGCCACCAACTCCACCACTTACCAAGCCATCACCACCAATTTACAAGCCACCTGCTCCTCCACTTACCAAGCCACCATCTCCTCCGCTTGCCAAGCCACCATCTCCTCCGTATACCAAGCCAACTCCTGTCATCCCACCAGTGAAGCCACCAACTCCGGTCATCCCCCCAGTGAATCCACCAAGTCCTGTCAGTCCCCCAGTGAAGCCACCCACTTATCCACCGCTTCCCCCGGTTAGGTCCAAAGCAG ATTGCATCGCACTGTGTGACAAGAGGTGCATGCTGCATTCAAGGAAGAGGGTGTGCATGAGAGCTTGCACGACGTGCTGCGACCGCTGCCGCTGCGTTCCTCCGGGAACATTCGGCAACCGGGAAAGATGCGGCAAGTGCTACACCGATATGGTCACCCATGGCAACAGAAGCAAGTGCCCTTGA
- the LOC126583592 gene encoding gibberellin-regulated protein 14-like isoform X7, translated as MASKGMLLLFATILLFTARASSLDHHEELKIKINYVKATAPPPLSKAPAPPPLVAKPPTPPIAKPPTPPLTKPSPPIHKLPTPPLTKPSPPIYKPPAPPLTKPPSPPLAKPPSPPYTKPTPVIPPVKPPTPVIPPVNPPSPVSPPVKPPTYPPLPPVRSKADCIALCDKRCMLHSRKRVCMRACTTCCDRCRCVPPGTFGNRERCGKCYTDMVTHGNRSKCP; from the exons ATGGCTTCCAAAGGCATGCTCCTTCTCTTTGCAACCATTCTCCTTTTCACTGCGAGG GCTTCATCACTTGATCATCATGAGGAACTCAAGATTAAG aTTAATTATGTCAAGGCAACAGCTCCACCACCTCTATCCAAGGCTCCAGCGCCGCCGCCTCTTGTGGCCAAACCACCCACTCCACCAATTGCCAAGCCGCCAACTCCACCACTTACCAAGCCATCACCACCAATTCACAAGCTCC CAACTCCACCACTTACCAAGCCATCACCACCAATTTACAAGCCACCTGCTCCTCCACTTACCAAGCCACCATCTCCTCCGCTTGCCAAGCCACCATCTCCTCCGTATACCAAGCCAACTCCTGTCATCCCACCAGTGAAGCCACCAACTCCGGTCATCCCCCCAGTGAATCCACCAAGTCCTGTCAGTCCCCCAGTGAAGCCACCCACTTATCCACCGCTTCCCCCGGTTAGGTCCAAAGCAG ATTGCATCGCACTGTGTGACAAGAGGTGCATGCTGCATTCAAGGAAGAGGGTGTGCATGAGAGCTTGCACGACGTGCTGCGACCGCTGCCGCTGCGTTCCTCCGGGAACATTCGGCAACCGGGAAAGATGCGGCAAGTGCTACACCGATATGGTCACCCATGGCAACAGAAGCAAGTGCCCTTGA
- the LOC126583592 gene encoding gibberellin-regulated protein 14-like isoform X4 produces MASKGMLLLFATILLFTARASSLDHHEELKIKINYVKATAPPPLSKAPAPPPLVAKPPTPPIAKPPTPPLTKPSPPIHKLPTPPLAKPPTPPLTKPPTPPLTKPSPPIHKLPTPPLTKPSPPIYKPPAPPLTKPPSPPLAKPPSPPYTKPTPVIPPVKPPTPVIPPVNPPSPVSPPVKPPTYPPLPPVRSKADCIALCDKRCMLHSRKRVCMRACTTCCDRCRCVPPGTFGNRERCGKCYTDMVTHGNRSKCP; encoded by the exons ATGGCTTCCAAAGGCATGCTCCTTCTCTTTGCAACCATTCTCCTTTTCACTGCGAGG GCTTCATCACTTGATCATCATGAGGAACTCAAGATTAAG aTTAATTATGTCAAGGCAACAGCTCCACCACCTCTATCCAAGGCTCCAGCGCCGCCGCCTCTTGTGGCCAAACCACCCACTCCACCAATTGCCAAGCCGCCAACTCCACCACTTACCAAGCCATCACCACCAATTCACAAGCTCCCTACTCCTCCCCTTGCCAAGCCACCAACTCCACCACTTACCAAGCCACCAACTCCACCACTTACCAAGCCATCACCACCAATTCACAAGCTCC CAACTCCACCACTTACCAAGCCATCACCACCAATTTACAAGCCACCTGCTCCTCCACTTACCAAGCCACCATCTCCTCCGCTTGCCAAGCCACCATCTCCTCCGTATACCAAGCCAACTCCTGTCATCCCACCAGTGAAGCCACCAACTCCGGTCATCCCCCCAGTGAATCCACCAAGTCCTGTCAGTCCCCCAGTGAAGCCACCCACTTATCCACCGCTTCCCCCGGTTAGGTCCAAAGCAG ATTGCATCGCACTGTGTGACAAGAGGTGCATGCTGCATTCAAGGAAGAGGGTGTGCATGAGAGCTTGCACGACGTGCTGCGACCGCTGCCGCTGCGTTCCTCCGGGAACATTCGGCAACCGGGAAAGATGCGGCAAGTGCTACACCGATATGGTCACCCATGGCAACAGAAGCAAGTGCCCTTGA
- the LOC126583590 gene encoding uncharacterized protein LOC126583590 isoform X1: MAEEGDAFYVVRKGDVIGIYKNFTDCQNQAGSSVCNPSVSVFEGHCLPKEAEEYLVSHGLKNASYTISASDVKDDALFGKLVACPIQQPDSPANDSPPKRSHEAVGATAFPNSQTQRKHFKSDIQTEAVANSSSCQPDSSIVKSAAKDSPPKRLQDMIGSTPFPISQRRHFTPDNHIENLGISSFCQTCILEFDGASKGNPGLAGAGAVLRAEDGSAVYRLREGVGIATNNVAEYRAVILGLKYALEKGYKHIRVKGDSKLVCMQVQGLWKTKNQNMADLCEVAKELKDKFMSFEINHVLREYNSEADVQANRAINLRDGQVEVDWNGK; the protein is encoded by the exons ATGGCGGAAGAAGGTGATGCTTTTTACGTTGTTCGGAAAGGCGACGTTATTGGCATTTACAAAAACTTCACGGATTGCCAAAACCAAGCCGGTTCTTCG GTATGCAATCCTTCTGTAAGTGTGTTCGAAGGCCACTGTTTGCCGAAGGAGGCTGAGGAGTACCTTGTCTCCCACGGCCTTAAGAATGCTTCTTATACTATCAGTGCCAGTGATGTGAAAGATGACGCTCTTTTCGGAAAACTCGTTGCTTGCCCTATCCAG CAGCCAGATTCGCCTGCCAATGACTCACCGCCAAAGAGATCACATGAGGCGGTTGGGGCTACTGCATTCCCGAACTCTCAGACTCAGAGAAAGCATTTCAAATCTGATATTCAAACTGAAGCTGTTGCAAATTCATCTAGTTGT CAGCCAGATTCTTCTATAGTAAAATCAGCTGCCAAGGACTCACCACCTAAGAGATTGCAGGACATGATTGGATCTACTCCATTCCCGATATCTCAGAGGAGGCATTTCACACCGGATAACCACATTGAAAATCTTggaatttcttctttttgt CAAACCTGTATACTTGAGTTTGATGGTGCTTCAAAAGGAAATCCTGGACTAGCTGGTGCAGGGGCTGTCCTACGAGCTGAAGACGGAAGCGCT GTGTACCGTTTGCGTGAAGGGGTGGGAATTGCAACAAATAACGTTGCAGAATATCGAGCTGTAATTCTGGGATTGAAATATGCTCTTGAGAAAGGATATAAACACATTCGTGTTAAAGGAGACTCTAAACTTGTCTGCATGCAG GTTCAAGGTCTCTGGAAAACGAAAAATCAGAACATGGCTGACCTGTGTGAAGTGGCCAAGGAGCTCAAAGACAAGTTTATGTCATTTGAGATCAATCATGTTCTTAGG GAATACAATTCTGAGGCTGATGTTCAAGCAAACCGAGCAATAAATCTTCGAG ATGGACAAGTTGAAGTGGATTGGAATGGGAAGTAG
- the LOC126583592 gene encoding gibberellin-regulated protein 14-like isoform X5, producing MASKGMLLLFATILLFTARASSLDHHEELKIKINYVKATAPPPLSKAPAPPPLVAKPPTPPIAKPPTPPLTKPSPPIHKLPTPPLTKPSPPIHKLPTPPLTKPSPPIYKPPAPPLTKPPSPPLAKPPSPPYTKPTPVIPPVKPPTPVIPPVNPPSPVSPPVKPPTYPPLPPVRSKADCIALCDKRCMLHSRKRVCMRACTTCCDRCRCVPPGTFGNRERCGKCYTDMVTHGNRSKCP from the exons ATGGCTTCCAAAGGCATGCTCCTTCTCTTTGCAACCATTCTCCTTTTCACTGCGAGG GCTTCATCACTTGATCATCATGAGGAACTCAAGATTAAG aTTAATTATGTCAAGGCAACAGCTCCACCACCTCTATCCAAGGCTCCAGCGCCGCCGCCTCTTGTGGCCAAACCACCCACTCCACCAATTGCCAAGCCGCCAACTCCACCACTTACCAAGCCATCACCACCAATTCACAAGCTCC CAACTCCACCACTTACCAAGCCATCACCACCAATTCACAAGCTCC CAACTCCACCACTTACCAAGCCATCACCACCAATTTACAAGCCACCTGCTCCTCCACTTACCAAGCCACCATCTCCTCCGCTTGCCAAGCCACCATCTCCTCCGTATACCAAGCCAACTCCTGTCATCCCACCAGTGAAGCCACCAACTCCGGTCATCCCCCCAGTGAATCCACCAAGTCCTGTCAGTCCCCCAGTGAAGCCACCCACTTATCCACCGCTTCCCCCGGTTAGGTCCAAAGCAG ATTGCATCGCACTGTGTGACAAGAGGTGCATGCTGCATTCAAGGAAGAGGGTGTGCATGAGAGCTTGCACGACGTGCTGCGACCGCTGCCGCTGCGTTCCTCCGGGAACATTCGGCAACCGGGAAAGATGCGGCAAGTGCTACACCGATATGGTCACCCATGGCAACAGAAGCAAGTGCCCTTGA
- the LOC126583592 gene encoding gibberellin-regulated protein 14-like isoform X3 produces the protein MASKGMLLLFATILLFTARASSLDHHEELKIKINYVKATAPPPLSKAPAPPPLVAKPPTPPIAKPPTPPLTKPSPPIHKLPTPPLTKPSPPIHKLPTPPLAKPPTPPLTKPPTPPLTKPSPPIYKPPAPPLTKPPSPPLAKPPSPPYTKPTPVIPPVKPPTPVIPPVNPPSPVSPPVKPPTYPPLPPVRSKADCIALCDKRCMLHSRKRVCMRACTTCCDRCRCVPPGTFGNRERCGKCYTDMVTHGNRSKCP, from the exons ATGGCTTCCAAAGGCATGCTCCTTCTCTTTGCAACCATTCTCCTTTTCACTGCGAGG GCTTCATCACTTGATCATCATGAGGAACTCAAGATTAAG aTTAATTATGTCAAGGCAACAGCTCCACCACCTCTATCCAAGGCTCCAGCGCCGCCGCCTCTTGTGGCCAAACCACCCACTCCACCAATTGCCAAGCCGCCAACTCCACCACTTACCAAGCCATCACCACCAATTCACAAGCTCC CAACTCCACCACTTACCAAGCCATCACCACCAATTCACAAGCTCCCTACTCCTCCCCTTGCCAAGCCACCAACTCCACCACTTACCAAGCCACCAACTCCACCACTTACCAAGCCATCACCACCAATTTACAAGCCACCTGCTCCTCCACTTACCAAGCCACCATCTCCTCCGCTTGCCAAGCCACCATCTCCTCCGTATACCAAGCCAACTCCTGTCATCCCACCAGTGAAGCCACCAACTCCGGTCATCCCCCCAGTGAATCCACCAAGTCCTGTCAGTCCCCCAGTGAAGCCACCCACTTATCCACCGCTTCCCCCGGTTAGGTCCAAAGCAG ATTGCATCGCACTGTGTGACAAGAGGTGCATGCTGCATTCAAGGAAGAGGGTGTGCATGAGAGCTTGCACGACGTGCTGCGACCGCTGCCGCTGCGTTCCTCCGGGAACATTCGGCAACCGGGAAAGATGCGGCAAGTGCTACACCGATATGGTCACCCATGGCAACAGAAGCAAGTGCCCTTGA
- the LOC126583590 gene encoding uncharacterized protein LOC126583590 isoform X4, whose translation MAEEGDAFYVVRKGDVIGIYKNFTDCQNQAGSSVCNPSVSVFEGHCLPKEAEEYLVSHGLKNASYTISASDVKDDALFGKLVACPIQQPDSPANDSPPKRSHEAVGATAFPNSQTQRKHFKSDIQTEAVANSSSCDMIGSTPFPISQRRHFTPDNHIENLGISSFCQTCILEFDGASKGNPGLAGAGAVLRAEDGSAVYRLREGVGIATNNVAEYRAVILGLKYALEKGYKHIRVKGDSKLVCMQVQGLWKTKNQNMADLCEVAKELKDKFMSFEINHVLREYNSEADVQANRAINLRDGQVEVDWNGK comes from the exons ATGGCGGAAGAAGGTGATGCTTTTTACGTTGTTCGGAAAGGCGACGTTATTGGCATTTACAAAAACTTCACGGATTGCCAAAACCAAGCCGGTTCTTCG GTATGCAATCCTTCTGTAAGTGTGTTCGAAGGCCACTGTTTGCCGAAGGAGGCTGAGGAGTACCTTGTCTCCCACGGCCTTAAGAATGCTTCTTATACTATCAGTGCCAGTGATGTGAAAGATGACGCTCTTTTCGGAAAACTCGTTGCTTGCCCTATCCAG CAGCCAGATTCGCCTGCCAATGACTCACCGCCAAAGAGATCACATGAGGCGGTTGGGGCTACTGCATTCCCGAACTCTCAGACTCAGAGAAAGCATTTCAAATCTGATATTCAAACTGAAGCTGTTGCAAATTCATCTAGTTGT GACATGATTGGATCTACTCCATTCCCGATATCTCAGAGGAGGCATTTCACACCGGATAACCACATTGAAAATCTTggaatttcttctttttgt CAAACCTGTATACTTGAGTTTGATGGTGCTTCAAAAGGAAATCCTGGACTAGCTGGTGCAGGGGCTGTCCTACGAGCTGAAGACGGAAGCGCT GTGTACCGTTTGCGTGAAGGGGTGGGAATTGCAACAAATAACGTTGCAGAATATCGAGCTGTAATTCTGGGATTGAAATATGCTCTTGAGAAAGGATATAAACACATTCGTGTTAAAGGAGACTCTAAACTTGTCTGCATGCAG GTTCAAGGTCTCTGGAAAACGAAAAATCAGAACATGGCTGACCTGTGTGAAGTGGCCAAGGAGCTCAAAGACAAGTTTATGTCATTTGAGATCAATCATGTTCTTAGG GAATACAATTCTGAGGCTGATGTTCAAGCAAACCGAGCAATAAATCTTCGAG ATGGACAAGTTGAAGTGGATTGGAATGGGAAGTAG
- the LOC126583590 gene encoding uncharacterized protein LOC126583590 isoform X2, which translates to MAEEGDAFYVVRKGDVIGIYKNFTDCQNQAGSSVCNPSVSVFEGHCLPKEAEEYLVSHGLKNASYTISASDVKDDALFGKLVACPIQQPDSPANDSPPKRSHEAVGATAFPNSQTQRKHFKSDIQTEAVANSSSCPDSSIVKSAAKDSPPKRLQDMIGSTPFPISQRRHFTPDNHIENLGISSFCQTCILEFDGASKGNPGLAGAGAVLRAEDGSAVYRLREGVGIATNNVAEYRAVILGLKYALEKGYKHIRVKGDSKLVCMQVQGLWKTKNQNMADLCEVAKELKDKFMSFEINHVLREYNSEADVQANRAINLRDGQVEVDWNGK; encoded by the exons ATGGCGGAAGAAGGTGATGCTTTTTACGTTGTTCGGAAAGGCGACGTTATTGGCATTTACAAAAACTTCACGGATTGCCAAAACCAAGCCGGTTCTTCG GTATGCAATCCTTCTGTAAGTGTGTTCGAAGGCCACTGTTTGCCGAAGGAGGCTGAGGAGTACCTTGTCTCCCACGGCCTTAAGAATGCTTCTTATACTATCAGTGCCAGTGATGTGAAAGATGACGCTCTTTTCGGAAAACTCGTTGCTTGCCCTATCCAG CAGCCAGATTCGCCTGCCAATGACTCACCGCCAAAGAGATCACATGAGGCGGTTGGGGCTACTGCATTCCCGAACTCTCAGACTCAGAGAAAGCATTTCAAATCTGATATTCAAACTGAAGCTGTTGCAAATTCATCTAGTTGT CCAGATTCTTCTATAGTAAAATCAGCTGCCAAGGACTCACCACCTAAGAGATTGCAGGACATGATTGGATCTACTCCATTCCCGATATCTCAGAGGAGGCATTTCACACCGGATAACCACATTGAAAATCTTggaatttcttctttttgt CAAACCTGTATACTTGAGTTTGATGGTGCTTCAAAAGGAAATCCTGGACTAGCTGGTGCAGGGGCTGTCCTACGAGCTGAAGACGGAAGCGCT GTGTACCGTTTGCGTGAAGGGGTGGGAATTGCAACAAATAACGTTGCAGAATATCGAGCTGTAATTCTGGGATTGAAATATGCTCTTGAGAAAGGATATAAACACATTCGTGTTAAAGGAGACTCTAAACTTGTCTGCATGCAG GTTCAAGGTCTCTGGAAAACGAAAAATCAGAACATGGCTGACCTGTGTGAAGTGGCCAAGGAGCTCAAAGACAAGTTTATGTCATTTGAGATCAATCATGTTCTTAGG GAATACAATTCTGAGGCTGATGTTCAAGCAAACCGAGCAATAAATCTTCGAG ATGGACAAGTTGAAGTGGATTGGAATGGGAAGTAG
- the LOC126583590 gene encoding uncharacterized protein LOC126583590 isoform X5, whose amino-acid sequence MAEEGDAFYVVRKGDVIGIYKNFTDCQNQAGSSVCNPSVSVFEGHCLPKEAEEYLVSHGLKNASYTISASDVKDDALFGKLVACPIQQPDSSIVKSAAKDSPPKRLQDMIGSTPFPISQRRHFTPDNHIENLGISSFCQTCILEFDGASKGNPGLAGAGAVLRAEDGSAVYRLREGVGIATNNVAEYRAVILGLKYALEKGYKHIRVKGDSKLVCMQVQGLWKTKNQNMADLCEVAKELKDKFMSFEINHVLREYNSEADVQANRAINLRDGQVEVDWNGK is encoded by the exons ATGGCGGAAGAAGGTGATGCTTTTTACGTTGTTCGGAAAGGCGACGTTATTGGCATTTACAAAAACTTCACGGATTGCCAAAACCAAGCCGGTTCTTCG GTATGCAATCCTTCTGTAAGTGTGTTCGAAGGCCACTGTTTGCCGAAGGAGGCTGAGGAGTACCTTGTCTCCCACGGCCTTAAGAATGCTTCTTATACTATCAGTGCCAGTGATGTGAAAGATGACGCTCTTTTCGGAAAACTCGTTGCTTGCCCTATCCAG CAGCCAGATTCTTCTATAGTAAAATCAGCTGCCAAGGACTCACCACCTAAGAGATTGCAGGACATGATTGGATCTACTCCATTCCCGATATCTCAGAGGAGGCATTTCACACCGGATAACCACATTGAAAATCTTggaatttcttctttttgt CAAACCTGTATACTTGAGTTTGATGGTGCTTCAAAAGGAAATCCTGGACTAGCTGGTGCAGGGGCTGTCCTACGAGCTGAAGACGGAAGCGCT GTGTACCGTTTGCGTGAAGGGGTGGGAATTGCAACAAATAACGTTGCAGAATATCGAGCTGTAATTCTGGGATTGAAATATGCTCTTGAGAAAGGATATAAACACATTCGTGTTAAAGGAGACTCTAAACTTGTCTGCATGCAG GTTCAAGGTCTCTGGAAAACGAAAAATCAGAACATGGCTGACCTGTGTGAAGTGGCCAAGGAGCTCAAAGACAAGTTTATGTCATTTGAGATCAATCATGTTCTTAGG GAATACAATTCTGAGGCTGATGTTCAAGCAAACCGAGCAATAAATCTTCGAG ATGGACAAGTTGAAGTGGATTGGAATGGGAAGTAG